Proteins from one Cryptomeria japonica chromosome 4, Sugi_1.0, whole genome shotgun sequence genomic window:
- the LOC131061812 gene encoding GDSL esterase/lipase APG, whose translation MEGHYIALGINVLTLFLLKLCALQAEGQKQPIASALYVFGDSTIDPGNNNFLATIVKADFLPYGRDFPNGQPTGRFTNGRLITDQLSELAGLPDLLPASLDPEFRGQKLLTGASFGSSASGYADSTSITLNVLPLEKQVENFRLYKAQLVKQFGHETANRTVSQALFAISGGTDDFANNYFINPLTRKKYTIEQFQDLLLNSLSKFIQNVYNEGATKIGIVGLPPFGCLPSQISLHNIVENTCVEEFNEVASSFNSKIKALIEKIRPNFPGVLIAYLDIYDKLFEIIKSPTKYGFEETRKGCCGTGLLETAILCNPSSIICHDPSKYVFWDSFHPTTECYQIIANDVFKQTLAYINSPTQRN comes from the exons ATGGAGGGACACTATATTGCATTGGGCATTAATGTTTTAACTTTATTTCTTCTTAAATTGTGTGCCCTTCAGGCAGAAGGGCAAAAGCAACCAATTGCTTCAGCGTTATATGTGTTTGGAGATTCGACCATAGATCCTGGTAACAATAATTTTCTAGCCACCATTGTCAAAGCTGATTTCCTTCCTTACGGAAGAGATTTCCCAAATGGTCAGCCTACTGGAAGATTCACAAATGGAAGATTAATTACAGACCAACTAT CTGAACTGGCGGGACTTCCAGATTTGCTGCCTGCATCTTTGGATCCCGAATTTCGAGGACAAAAGTTGCTGACTGGTGCAAGTTTCGGTTCATCTGCTTCAGGATATGCAGACAGTACTTCTATTACGTTG AATGTGTTGCCATTGGAGAAACAAGTGGAGAACTTCAGGCTCTATAAAGCACAGCTTGTAAAACAATTTGGGCATGAAACTGCCAACAGGACTGTATCTCAAGCATTATTTGCTATAAGTGGAGGGACTGATGACTTTGCCAATAATTATttcataaatcctctaaccaggaaAAAATATACCATCGAACAGTTCCAAGATCTGCTTCTAAATTCTCTATCTAAATTTATACAG AATGTTTACAACGAGGGTGCTACTAAAATTGGCATTGTTGGGCTTCCTCCATTTGGTTGTTTGCCTTCACAAATTAGTCTCCACAACATAGTAGAAAATACATGTGTTGAGGAGTTTAACGAGGTTGCGAGCTCCTTCAATTCCAAGATTAAAGCGTTAATAGAGAAGATAAGACCCAATTTTCCTGGTGTTCTTATTGCTTATTTAGATATATACGATAAGCTCTTTGAGATCATTAAATCTCCCACTAAGTATG GTTTTGAAGAGACTAGGAAAGGTTGCTGTGGAACGGGTCTGTTGGAGACAGCAATACTTTGTAACCCTAGCAGTATAATTTgtcatgatccatcaaagtatgtGTTCTGGGATAGCTTTCATCCAACAACTGAATGTTATCAAATCATTGCCAATGACGTGTTCAAGCAGACATTGGCTTATATCAACTCACCAACCCAGAGAAACTAA